GTGGATTCTCCAGGGTGTCTGCCGTGCTCGCGTACGTGGGCGCGTGGCGTCTGGCGCCAGGGCCGGACGCGTCCGCGCCGTTTCGCCGCGAGCGCGTCATGGCCGCCGCCGCGTCCGGCGCGTTCGGCTCCGCGTTTGTGGTGGTGCTTGAGTGGGTCGTGATCGATCCGGAGTATCTGGGCGCCGCGTGGGCCGCCACCGCCGTGGTACTCGGCGCGCTGGGGTGGTGGCGCCGGGTCAGTGACCTGCGGTGGCAGGCGTGCCCCGTTGCTCCTGATGGCCCTGCGTGGGTGATTGGCCCGGTCCTCAATACGGAAAGCGCCACGCGGACCCAACTGGCGTCCGCCTGGGCGTCATCCTGGTGCTGTATGCCGTGAGCCCCGTCGTGCGGCGGGCCATCGCTCAGGCGACGAAGGCGGTTGCCGATGTGGAAGATGCGGGTGCGCATCGCGCTGTCGGTCATCGCCACGGTCGCGCTGGTGGCGCTTGTCTACAACGAAGTGCGTCCGACGCTCATCACCCTGACGTGGGGATTGCAGGCGGCCACGCTGCTCGTGGTCGGATTCCCCGCTCGCGAGCGACTGATGCGCCTCTCTGGGCTCGCCGTGCTGCTGGCCTGCATCGCCCGGTTGTTCCTCTTCGACCTGCCGCAACTCGAGGAACTGGCGCGCATCATTTCGTTCGTCGCGCTGGGCGCCGTGCTGCTGGCCGTCTCGTGGATCTACACGCGCTATCGCGCCCGGATCCAG
This Acidobacteriota bacterium DNA region includes the following protein-coding sequences:
- a CDS encoding DUF2339 domain-containing protein, with the protein product MWKMRVRIALSVIATVALVALVYNEVRPTLITLTWGLQAATLLVVGFPARERLMRLSGLAVLLACIARLFLFDLPQLEELARIISFVALGAVLLAVSWIYTRYRARIQKFL